The Mobula birostris isolate sMobBir1 chromosome 7, sMobBir1.hap1, whole genome shotgun sequence region TGGAGAAGTCATTgaaaatatttaaggcagaaacagACAGATGtttagtgtgacgagaatacacataaattaagatttttgctggcctgggctagcaacagtggcatcagcagttggtctgccacctgtcctcagggggaaggagagataaggaacaatgaagcagcatttggaggtgttaatgaaggagccatcagtctgggtattgtctagagcggctccccctttgaaccccgaactgtttgaagtgatggacaggcgatctggagatgtgtaatgaagggacgggagagagagctgtctagagcggctccccctttgaaccctgaactgtttgaagtgatggacaggcgataccccagcagggggataaaaagggacaggttcgctaaggcaggacacaggacacccgaggtaacgagaccctggaagcggtgcacctctcACGAGTCAGTGGCACGTAccagaccttaaacgcacagggtggaaaggtacgatcagcgggaacccggtgtgtgtccaccctcgcttgggtgccgggatcactgcagaggatcgaccgcatctggaggaggggtcacagtcggtgacctcaggtgacatcacaaaggacccgcccggaaagctgcttgtgagcaatatcgccggtctgtgagtggaagccgttctgaatgatcagtcgttctcgttctctctctccctccccccacgttgtccatcgccatggcaatgattactgcgaactgaactaaattggactgaactttgtgtcactttgaaattggtcatttacccctagacaacgatagagcttgattgatgctgttatcttaattctgtgcacatgtgtgtttatcattgctgaactgttgcatttattatcctttcgattattgtgttgcttgtttctttaataaaactttcttagttctaggaatacagactccaactgagtgatccatttctgctggtttggcaacccagttacggggtacgtaacataagttaGACTACAAGGAAGCCAAGAGAacagcccctccatatcagacagtgatgcagcctgtcagaatgctctctatggtacaactatagaaatttttgagtgtatttgttgacatgccaaatctcttcaaactcctaataaagtatagccgctgtcttgccttctttacgactatatcaatatgttgggaccaggttagatcctcagagatcttgacaccccggaacttaaagctgctcactctctccacttctgatccctctatgaggattggtatgtgttccttcgtcttacccatcctgaagcccacaatcagttctttcgtcttactgagattgagtgccaggttgttgctgcgacaccactccactagttggcatatctcactcctgtacgccctcttgtcaccacctgagattctaccaacaatgattgtatcgtcagcaaatttatagatttattcagcccaccaagtcagCGATGATCAATAAGGACCCATTGGCACCAGTCCCATTTATGCCCCTCACAGTCCCTTTGATTCACCAGATTCTACCAGGCACCTCCTATAGGGACAAATTAATCAGGTGtttgggatatgggaagaaactgtagtacagtcacagtgagggtgtacaAACTCCCACAGAGAGCACCACTGGTGATGATTGAAGCCAGGTCACGGCAGCCGTGAAGTGCCACTGTGCCAGCTTCGTATCCTTTCTCCTGTTTTCCTTCTTTTGttctttcagtttttcaccatCACAGGATGTTGCACGCTTAGATTCTAAGTTCAATCATtttccttctgcctccctctccttAATACATTTCCTAAAGCTTCACTCCCCCAAGGGTTGCTTTCACTCTTTCCTGAGGTGACTGTTAATGCTTCTGCAAATACTTTTGAACCTTTTCTTCCCCCAGAtctttgtatttctttttcccaAGGGCCAGTGGGAAAGAAAGTCTGGATACTTCTTTAGGCAGAGGTAGACAGCAAGGGGATGATATACTGGGCGACAGATAGCAACATGAAAATGAGGTTACAATCGGTACTGGCTTGAAATGCTGCTCCTAATCCATATGTTTGGATTTATGTATTATGTTCACCATTACCCTTTACTAGCAACATCCTGGGTTTTATCATTGGACAAAAAAATTACCGGGATCAATTGCAAAACAAGACTGCAAAAGGGGCAGGGTTTCCCTCTGAGTTCAGAAAGCCCCTCCACCATCTGGAAGTGATACCTCAGAAGTGTGATGGATCCCTTGCACTTGCCCAGATGAGAGCAGTTCCAGTAACACTTGTCATTATCCGAGAGGAAGCAGTCTGCTTGATGGGCGTCTCTTCCACCACTCCAGATACCCACTGCCTCAGTCTGCCTGGCATCATATTTGCAGCGCACGCAACCTGCGAATCAACTCAACAATTCCACCATCTTTATCATCTTGAAGGACGTGACCAGCAGGCACGTGATAGTACCAACACCCATGGTTTCTCCTCCTGGTCACAGAGAAAGATGTTGCTTTGTTGATGCtgtgtctaaatcctggaactccctcaaCAGCATCTTCAGCAGGAGGACTTCATTAACTCAAGCTGATATCAACCACCTTCTTCCCAAGGACAATTAGTATGGCAGGACACTGCCAGCAAGTCCACACCCCACAAAtactcttttgcttgcatctttggaaacagctctatttccatctttaacatctctacttttccctttcacggttcttttgaagaccctgacctggagttacacgctgattacggctctttgcgggaatgggacccactctcggggttcCATAACTGACGGTTGTTCAACACGCCAAAGGTTCGGCCTAAGAGTCCAGCTCAAATTCGGAAGCCTAGGAtgtcggggctctggagacgggtggatcaaGGGTCAGTGTCATGACAGGGAGACCTGTGTGTCGTCAGGGGAGTCGGGatatctgctgtgtgcctggagaaccaggatctttgcaatcttcaggcacagagctcgaaaaaagcgacataacagacttttaacatcgtaagccagcgagttgtttgttctgtctccccactcgctgggaaaatgaaggcatctctttctcccttatagGGAAAGAGAGAACCTGCAGTATGTCGAATGCCAGGTGCAACgccaagtctttggggtaactgcaagtctgtgtctttgctagagtgctcagtggtggtaccaatgcttgtttttttttgctggtggggggacgGTGGATTGTTACTTGCTGTCACTAACGCGCAGGAGGGGGGAGCTTGGGGTTTTAACATTTactttcattcattctttggggcactcctctgtttccctggatgttttgcgaagaaaatacatttcaggatgtatattgtatacatttctctgacattaaattgtacctttgaacctttgaacctgaaATACATTTGAAATATGGGAGTAGAATCTGAATCTCCTGCTTACCTCAAGGTCTTCTTAAGAATGTAAACCTAACTCCCTAGCAAGATTGGCTGAACAAAATGCGGAGAGTGGAACTTGTTTGCTGACTCTTAGTATCTTGCACCTTGGGCATGTTATCATATCTCTTGACTTATTATTCCAATTATTTCATGACAACCCAACTGTGTACAGCTGAGTCAGGGAGAGGGGGACATTGAAAACCATTAATCAAAATGCCTGAAAACGAGAAAAGGAGCAACATCAAAACTGAACTAGAATGAATCTTACTGATTGCCCACCCTCAccaattttgattctgattttctcAAGCAAAGCTAACTAAACCACTTTATcgaaataaaaatgctggagattgATCTTGTTCAATATTTATGAGATAGTCATATATTTATAATCATTATATAATAATATCTATGAGTAGATAttcatatatttatatttataataGTTATATAATAATATTTATGAGAAGATGTTTATAAATATGATTAATAAATCTATGTTTTGATATTTTCTTATAGCAGGAGGTTATTTTGCCTATTGCAGTGATGTTCACACACAGTATTGGGTTTTTTTACAAACTACTAACTAGCTTTATTTCCTTGTGCACATTGAAACAATGCGAAGACCAATACAGATTGGAGAATGATCTTGTTCAGGGAGGGATTACCtgttgaacaacatgcttctcaTGCATGGATACTGATATTGCCAGAAAAAATATTTATTCCCTTTTCTTTCCCTCTCAAACATCTGATATTCCGAAGAATATTTATCCATGTGacgggggagaaaattcaaactctGCATAATTGGTTGCTAATGTGAAAATGTCTCATTCTACAGCACTTTAAATGTTAAAGAAATTGGACTTCTGAATTAGTATCTTGTTATTCgattttataataaatattactcGCCACCCTCCTGAATTTTCTTTACACTTCAAACCTATCTCCATGACATTATTCTATTTTGCTACAGGTCTACGCAAGAATTTTCAGCCATTCTGCTTTAGAGAGTTACTTGCCACGAATTAGGAGTCTGGTGGGTGAGACAGTAAATGACTGGTGTACCAGGCATCAGCCCGTCACAGTGTATCCTGAAACCAAACAGCTCACATTCCGAATAGCTGTGGCAGTTCTACTCGGATCCTTGCCGGGCAAGGAGGAATTAACCGATCTGTTCAGCACTTTCGAGCAACTCACCAGGAATATCTTCTCACTGCCCTTTGACATTGCAGGCAGTGGCTACAGAAAGGTATGCTTAAATCGTGCTTCTAACTCTCTCAGAACCAGATCTAATAACTTGGGTCAGCTTTCTGGGGTCATGGTTACAACGAAACTGGTGCTCGAGTGGATCTTTGCAGGAACAAGCCTACCATGTCTTCTTTATTGCAGGGTAATGTTAGGCTAATTGGCACCTCCCTTGGAACTCTCTGTAAATATTACCCTTCTGCTGTATGGTCAGTTGGAACTATAACTCGCTCTGTCACTCGAACTCTGTAAGGCTTAAATCTGAACTTCCCTTCCTTAATCTCCACCTTCCAACCTGTCACTTTCCTCCTTTGAGACTCTTCTTAAAACCCTCTCCTTTGACCAACTTTGTCCTACTCTTGGCTTTGTCTGACTTAGTGCCAAATATTGTCTGACAAAGTGCCAATGTCACTAAGATAAAGACACTCTGTTACTCCAtcttctggttgactgctggtcCAGATTCATCTGGATCTTGGTGCAAAAACATCACTCTCCTTTCTGTGGTTGATTTTAGTACAGACATCAGCCACAGTGTTTGCTCACAGAGGATGATGATTTTGTCTGCTGGATTTTGTTTTCAAAAACCAGTATGTGGAAACCAAACTATCCAAGCTTTCAGGACTTCCCAAGATTTCTAAGCCTCTTACCTTCTGTTAAACAGTCCTTACACTCTCACCAATCAAAATTTGGGTCTTTTAATATTTTGTTAAGAAGCCAGCATCAAAGTTATTTCTCAATACTTCTCTAAAGCAACTTTATTACAGTTATGGTGCTCTGTAAGTTCAAGTGCAGTTATTGACAACTAAAATTTACTTATATCCACTTTTTTAAATATTCCCTGATTCTTTCCCACACTTACCTGACTTGTCAGTGCTGTTTGAGCCTATGTGTAAATGATTGGTGAATCTTGCTCCAAATTGCTAGCTTGTACTtctccccctgcccccacctcaccttcttattctggttttgtTCCCCTTTCCCAGTGCTGACAAATAGTCTCGGCccagaacatcaactgtttattcctctccacagatgctgcctgacctttttagttcctccagtatttcgtgttgctctggattgcagcatctgcagaattttgtgtgtttattACTACCAGACAAGCATATGGTTCTTTTTAAAAAGCATACTTTAAAACAGCATTAAAGTCCTGTCTGTCTCTAATATTCCAGCAATGAACCCTTGGAGAGTGAAATCTGGGTTTAAACTTCAATGTCGCCCTTATTAACAGAAAACTGAATATAACATGAGATTTTATATTGTGGAAAGTAAGCTATCTGTTGACATAAGAGCAGAAGAAAACAATTGGAATAGGCTGCTCAGCCCCTCTAACTTGCCTcatcattcaatatgatcatagtAAATCTGCCCCAGGTTTCATCTTTGATTTTGTCCAGGTCACAAACACCCTCAATTCCTTTAcctgtcaactatttattcatttcttctTTGAATATCCTTAGTGATCCAGCCCTCACAACTGTCCagagtagagaattccagagatttgccAACATCAGTGAGAAAAAAGTTCCTATTCACCATAGTCTTAAGTAACAGCCCCTGACCTGGCAACTATCCCCTGCTTTGAGATTCTCTctctaatggaaacatttcagcaTCTACCCCGGTATACCCCGAAAGATCTTATATATTTTAATAAGGTTGCAGTGtggtctatataaaaaaaatcagggAGATGAAAAAATAGACGGAAAAGTCACGCTTTGCCCTCTTATTCCAGGGTATTCAAGCTCGGGACAAGCTCCATCTGTACTTTGAAAAGGCCATAGAGAATATACGCGAGTCCAGTGCCTGTGAGGAAAACCCCGGTGCCCTGAGCATCCTGATAAAGAGCAGCAAAGACCACAGCGTGGAGATGAGCACACAGGAATTGAAGGTAAGATTGTTCAGCCAGTGAGCTAGTCGACCTGTTCAACTTGGTGACAGGTCATCTACTGGCATCACATATCAACATTGCAAAAAGGAAGCTTGTATTGCAATGTCAGAAATGCTCTCCTCTGATGGTGAAGTGTTGCTATTTGATTGCAGGAAGCAGCAGTGGAGCTGATGTTTGCTGCCTATGCCACCACAGCCAGTGCCTGCACCTCTCTCATCCTTCAGCTGCTGAAGAACCCAGCTGTCTTTGTCAAGCTGAAAGGAGATCTCCAGACTAGGGGAATCACTGGCAGGGAGGACACTTTACATCACGCTGCTATCACCCACCTGCACTACCTGGACTGtgtggtgaaagaggtgctgaggGTGCTCCCACCTGTGTCGGGGGGCTATCGAGTGGCCCAGCAGACTTTCGAGCTGGCTGTGAGTTTTCTTCCTCCTGACATCTCTCCGTGACTGCACTGATCTACATGTTTCTGTTCTTGTGGAAAAGC contains the following coding sequences:
- the LOC140200375 gene encoding cytochrome P450 26B1-like; its protein translation is MQTATGSHRSPDAQQIYKIAGIHLTIGIIYPGLPQITGRGSDRQVAVPRAVAACIYLWQLQWNLRRDRDWKLSLPPGSMGLPFVGETFHWFLQGSKFHASRRKRYGNVFKTHLLGRPVVRVTGAEYLRPLLMEEHNLVGVSWPRSAQDMLGPSSLANSIGETHIHRRKVYARIFSHSALESYLPRIRSLVGETVNDWCTRHQPVTVYPETKQLTFRIAVAVLLGSLPGKEELTDLFSTFEQLTRNIFSLPFDIAGSGYRKGIQARDKLHLYFEKAIENIRESSACEENPGALSILIKSSKDHSVEMSTQELKEAAVELMFAAYATTASACTSLILQLLKNPAVFVKLKGDLQTRGITGREDTLHHAAITHLHYLDCVVKEVLRVLPPVSGGYRVAQQTFELAGFQIPKGWNVLYSIQDTHYTAPIFQDPEIFNPGYRA